From the genome of Spinacia oleracea cultivar Varoflay chromosome 2, BTI_SOV_V1, whole genome shotgun sequence, one region includes:
- the LOC110802615 gene encoding uncharacterized protein, which translates to MAANQYFSTSGRLLQRALPTKDNLRKRGIQVTTECVVCKNGLESQSHLFRDCYVAQLVWKSSPLGIISSNAANVRMEEWLMSFLSYFFDQDGREEGRLIQFTSILWSIWLHRNDILFRGVSGSPETILKAAQAHVHRWEQLQEFKKATSQVVQEVDKAHRNQKVCVFKMGNCQSNNFIAVVVDAAWKKYDKMSKKHWIAAVGWEEDTNQPPRVQGAMKIFAQDPMQAECYAIYWGLHHVSQVARNVLLKSDCREVVQALQDPRKASKHVASILVDIKNMAASLDYFVCINVCRDQVVKAHSLAQQERKCL; encoded by the coding sequence ATGGCAGCAAATcaatatttttctactagtgggagATTATTGCAAAGGGCTCTTCCTACAAAGGATAATCTTAGGAAAAGGGGAATTCAGGTAACCACTGAGTGCGTagtttgcaagaatgggttggAATCGCAATCCCACTTATTTAGAGACTGTTATGTAGCACAATTGGTGTGGAAAAGCTCTCCATTAGGGATTATATCCTCAAATGCGGCAAATGTTAGAATGGAGGAGTGGCTCATGAGTTTCCTTTCATATTTTTTCGATCAAGATGGAAGAGAGGAGGGAAGATTGATTCAATTTACTTCGATTTTGTGGTCAATATGGCTGCatagaaatgatattttatttcGAGGCGTGAGTGGAAGCCCTGAGACCATTCTCAAGGCTGCACAGGCACACGTCCATAGGTGGGAGCAGTTGCAAGAGTTCAAGAAGGCAACTAGCCAGGTAGTACAAGAGGTCGATAAAGCGCATAGGAACCAGAAGGTATGTGTTTTCAAGATGGGAAACTGCCAGTCGAATAACTTCATTGCAGTAGTGGTAGATGCAGCTTGGaaaaaatatgataaaatgTCTAAGAAACACTGGATAGCTGCAGTAGGTTGGGAAGAGGATACAAACCAACCCCCAAGGGTGCAAGGAGCCATGAAAATCTTTGCCCAGGACCCCATGCAGGCAGAATGTTACGCCATCTATTGGGGTTTGCATCACGTATCTCAGGTTGCAAGAAATGTCCTACTCAAATCTGATTGCAGGGAAGTGGTTCAAGCTTTGCAGGATCCAAGGAAAGCAAGCAAGCATGTTGCCTCCATCTTAGTAGATATCAAGAATATGGCTGCTTCTCTTGATTACTTTGTTTGCATTAATGTATGTAGAGATCAGGTAGTAAAGGCTCACTCTCTTGCTCAACAAGAGAGGAAATGCCTTTAG